From the Myxococcales bacterium genome, one window contains:
- a CDS encoding NUDIX domain-containing protein has product MILLRPSAASFEVFLLRRRKNATFMGGAFVFPGGAADADDGGDLRVTAARELFEEAGVLLATTAVAADVVAALRTRLLAGAPLAALLADAGLALAPERMTYYAHWITPSAEPRRFSARFYVAVLPEGQAPSFDSQETVDEAWVTPAAALARAQELALPPPQVRILADLGAAATVDDALALTRAAGAHPHPIMPRMAPIAGAGFALLLPWDPDYLTTGTGDSAPIPGDHPLAVGPSRFVLEDRTWKNIAAPSSTTAA; this is encoded by the coding sequence GTGATCTTGCTGCGCCCGTCGGCGGCCAGCTTCGAGGTGTTCCTGCTGCGGCGCCGCAAGAACGCGACGTTCATGGGCGGCGCGTTCGTGTTCCCGGGCGGCGCGGCCGACGCCGACGACGGCGGCGACCTGCGGGTCACGGCCGCGCGCGAGCTGTTCGAGGAGGCCGGCGTGCTGCTCGCGACCACCGCGGTCGCCGCCGACGTGGTCGCCGCGCTGCGCACCCGGCTCCTGGCCGGCGCGCCGCTGGCCGCGCTCCTGGCCGACGCCGGGCTCGCGCTCGCGCCCGAGCGCATGACCTACTACGCCCACTGGATCACCCCGTCGGCCGAGCCGCGGCGGTTCTCCGCCCGCTTCTACGTCGCGGTCCTGCCCGAGGGCCAGGCGCCCAGCTTCGACAGCCAGGAGACCGTCGACGAGGCCTGGGTCACGCCGGCCGCGGCCCTCGCGCGCGCCCAGGAGCTGGCGCTGCCGCCGCCGCAGGTGCGCATCCTGGCCGACCTCGGCGCCGCCGCCACCGTCGACGACGCCCTCGCGCTGACCCGCGCCGCCGGCGCGCACCCGCACCCGATCATGCCGCGCATGGCCCCGATCGCCGGCGCCGGGTTCGCGCTGCTCCTGCCGTGGGACCCGGACTACCTGACCACCGGCACCGGTGACAGCGCGCCGATCCCGGGCGACCATCCGCTCGCGGTCGGCCCCAGCCGCTTCGTGCTCGAGGACCGCACGTGGAAGAACATCGCCGCGCCCAGCTCGACGACCGCGGCCTGA
- a CDS encoding arylamine N-acetyltransferase produces the protein MTYQPDLAAYFARLDYRGPRALTVDTLHALSRAHVSTIPFENLDVLLGAGVDLDPAAVEAKLIGAGRGGYCFEQNSLFLRVLQALGFAARPLSARVRVGRAREYTPARTHVFVRVDLPDGPWLCDVGVGAWSLTSAIRLALDDEQATPHEPRRLIADGAWDGLVRRGPDARLFHQVRLGDAWTDVCEFTLEEMPEIDRIVGNWYTSAHPQSHFKDRLIVARATPTGRLTLVDRTLTRRAHDGKSVVETIATADELLAALAREFGLTFPAGTRFRTPGLAELA, from the coding sequence GTGACGTACCAACCGGATCTCGCCGCCTACTTCGCCCGCCTCGACTACCGCGGCCCGCGCGCGCTCACCGTCGACACGCTGCACGCGCTCAGCCGCGCGCACGTCTCGACGATCCCGTTCGAGAACCTCGACGTGCTGCTCGGCGCCGGCGTCGATCTCGATCCGGCCGCGGTCGAGGCCAAGCTGATCGGCGCCGGCCGCGGCGGCTACTGCTTCGAGCAGAACTCGCTGTTCCTGCGCGTGCTGCAGGCGCTGGGGTTCGCGGCCCGGCCGCTGTCGGCGCGGGTCCGGGTCGGCCGCGCCCGCGAGTACACGCCGGCGCGGACCCACGTGTTCGTGCGGGTCGACCTGCCCGACGGGCCGTGGCTGTGCGACGTCGGCGTCGGCGCGTGGTCGCTGACGTCGGCGATCCGGCTAGCGCTCGACGACGAGCAGGCCACGCCGCACGAGCCCCGCCGGCTGATCGCCGACGGCGCGTGGGACGGCCTGGTCCGCCGCGGCCCCGACGCGCGGCTGTTCCACCAGGTGCGGCTCGGCGACGCCTGGACCGACGTGTGCGAGTTCACGCTCGAGGAGATGCCCGAGATCGATCGGATCGTCGGCAACTGGTACACGAGCGCGCACCCGCAGTCGCACTTCAAGGATCGACTGATCGTCGCGCGCGCGACGCCGACCGGGCGGCTGACGCTGGTCGATCGCACGCTGACCCGCCGCGCCCACGACGGCAAGAGCGTGGTCGAGACGATCGCGACCGCCGACGAGCTGCTGGCGGCGCTGGCCCGGGAGTTCGGCCTGACGTTCCCGGCCGGGACCCGGTTCCGGACCCCGGGCCTGGCCGAGCTGGCGTAG
- a CDS encoding PD40 domain-containing protein, translating into MHGGRALAGLAVVATLACRDRPKPTAAPAAVRDAAMAPTVDARAALDLGFVRGLVVVGEDRDGWQRPLQLDPATGAWIVLGGGAAHLFPTGQRLDGGLLCIATVGDTEADHVEQLAVVRGVAVARLGPTAQMIRNPTVGPDVVVIESNHASYRDLYAVGPRGVVRRLTDDAAGNFEPALAPDGAQVAFASSRDGNAELYVQPLAGGPARRLTSASGDDWSPTWAPDGARLAFLSDRDGAARVYTIPAAGGDPRRLSSEPGTDASEDAPRWSPDGTQLAFVRTAAGRATVVIGTVATRAVRTITPDGAADSAAAWSPDGAALAVLRTRGGVGEVTFVRATDGAVRGAVRSTTTYVRWLAP; encoded by the coding sequence ATGCACGGCGGTCGCGCGCTCGCAGGCCTCGCGGTGGTGGCGACCCTCGCGTGTCGCGATCGACCCAAGCCGACGGCCGCGCCGGCGGCGGTGCGCGACGCAGCGATGGCGCCGACGGTCGACGCGCGCGCCGCGCTCGACCTCGGGTTCGTCCGCGGCCTGGTCGTGGTCGGCGAGGATCGCGACGGCTGGCAGCGGCCGCTGCAGCTCGATCCGGCCACCGGCGCGTGGATCGTGCTCGGCGGTGGCGCCGCGCACCTGTTCCCGACCGGCCAGCGCCTCGACGGCGGGCTCTTGTGCATCGCGACCGTCGGCGACACCGAGGCCGATCACGTCGAGCAGCTCGCGGTCGTGCGCGGCGTCGCGGTCGCGCGCCTGGGCCCGACCGCGCAGATGATCCGCAACCCGACGGTGGGCCCCGACGTGGTCGTGATCGAGAGCAACCACGCCAGCTACCGCGACCTGTACGCGGTGGGCCCGCGCGGCGTGGTCCGGCGCCTGACCGACGACGCGGCCGGCAACTTCGAGCCGGCGCTGGCGCCCGACGGCGCGCAGGTCGCGTTCGCGTCGTCGCGCGACGGCAACGCCGAGCTGTACGTGCAGCCGCTGGCCGGGGGCCCCGCGCGGCGCCTCACGTCGGCCAGCGGCGACGACTGGAGCCCGACCTGGGCGCCCGACGGCGCGCGCCTGGCGTTCCTGTCGGATCGCGACGGCGCCGCGCGGGTCTACACGATCCCCGCGGCCGGCGGCGATCCCCGGCGCCTGTCGAGCGAGCCCGGCACCGACGCCAGCGAGGACGCGCCGCGGTGGTCGCCCGACGGTACCCAGCTGGCGTTCGTGCGCACCGCCGCCGGCCGCGCCACCGTCGTGATCGGCACGGTCGCGACCCGCGCGGTCCGCACGATCACCCCCGACGGCGCGGCCGACTCCGCGGCGGCGTGGAGCCCCGACGGCGCGGCGCTCGCGGTGCTGCGCACGCGCGGCGGCGTCGGCGAGGTCACGTTCGTGCGCGCGACCGACGGCGCGGTGCGGGGCGCGGTCCGCTCGACCACGACCTACGTGCGCTGGCTGGCGCCCTGA
- a CDS encoding HTH domain-containing protein, with amino-acid sequence MNRKTRLFALAEALRARRTGVTAEQLADRFGVTVRTIYRDLATLQDAGLPLRADRGRGGGYALDKSYQLPPINLSAREAALLVALGRMASAQRLLPFTEHLEAALDKIRGALSTSAQRELLTVLDRLQFVGVPALPVAPEVRRAIETAWIEDRALRIEYPKNPYTIVPRLVRIRNLVFDRALTLLNCVDLELGEDRQFRLDRIVSATPLAPGALPSA; translated from the coding sequence ATGAACCGCAAGACCCGCCTGTTCGCCCTGGCCGAGGCCCTGCGCGCCCGCCGCACCGGCGTCACCGCGGAGCAGCTGGCCGATCGGTTCGGCGTGACGGTCCGGACGATCTACCGCGACCTCGCGACCTTGCAGGACGCCGGGCTGCCGCTGCGGGCCGACCGCGGGCGCGGCGGCGGCTACGCGCTCGACAAGAGCTACCAGCTGCCGCCGATCAACCTGAGCGCGCGCGAGGCGGCGCTGCTGGTCGCGCTCGGGCGCATGGCCAGCGCCCAGCGGCTGCTGCCGTTCACCGAGCACCTCGAGGCCGCGCTCGACAAGATCCGCGGCGCGCTGTCGACCTCGGCCCAGCGCGAGCTCTTGACCGTGCTCGATCGGCTGCAGTTCGTCGGGGTGCCGGCGCTGCCGGTCGCGCCCGAGGTCCGGCGGGCGATCGAGACCGCGTGGATCGAGGATCGGGCGCTGCGCATCGAGTACCCCAAGAACCCGTACACGATCGTCCCGCGGCTGGTGCGCATCCGCAACCTGGTGTTCGACCGCGCGCTGACCTTGCTCAACTGCGTCGACCTCGAGCTGGGCGAGGATCGGCAGTTCCGCCTCGACCGGATCGTCAGCGCGACCCCGCTGGCGCCGGGTGCGCTACCGTCCGCGTGA
- a CDS encoding VOC family protein: MSNTTKTEAKPFNAINWFEIPTRDMDRAVAFYERTLGLALKREVFGGMPHAVFPTQCPEGGHAVSGAIVASAPHLTPGAAGTIIYLDCKDGVAATLARATAAGAKVAVPHMAIGENGFIAVVDDLDGNRIGLHAMTA, translated from the coding sequence ATGTCGAACACCACCAAGACCGAAGCCAAGCCGTTCAACGCCATCAACTGGTTCGAGATCCCGACCCGCGACATGGACCGCGCCGTCGCGTTCTACGAGCGCACGCTCGGGCTCGCGCTCAAGCGCGAGGTGTTCGGGGGCATGCCCCACGCCGTGTTCCCGACCCAGTGCCCCGAGGGCGGCCACGCGGTGTCGGGCGCGATCGTCGCCAGCGCCCCGCACCTCACGCCCGGCGCCGCCGGCACGATCATCTACCTCGACTGCAAGGACGGCGTGGCGGCGACCCTGGCCCGGGCCACCGCCGCGGGCGCCAAGGTGGCGGTGCCGCACATGGCCATCGGCGAGAACGGCTTCATCGCCGTCGTCGACGACCTCGACGGCAACCGGATCGGCCTGCACGCCATGACGGCCTGA